The Hyphomicrobiales bacterium genome has a window encoding:
- the dctA gene encoding C4 dicarboxylate/orotate:H(+) symporter, with amino-acid sequence MATMIDVVPAQPAAPRKFYQHLYVQVLLAIAAGILLGHFWPEQGTAMKPLGDSFIKLVKMIIAPVIFLTVSTGIAGMSDMKKVGRVAGKAMIYFLTFSTLALIVGLIVGNVIQPGTGLHINPASLDAKAVQGYAAKAHDTSVIGFLQNIIPDTIVGAFASGDILQVLFFSVLFGLSLAMVGERGKPVLDFLQALTAPIFKLVSILMKAAPIGAFGAMAFTIGRYGIGSVANLAMLIVTFYITAAIFVLVVLGVVARYNGFSIFALIRYIKEEILLVIGTSSSEAALPSLMEKMEAAGCKRSVVGLVIPTGYSFNLDGTNIYMTLAALFIAQAMDIHLPLGDQVLLLLVAMLSSKGAAGITGAGFITLAATLSVVPAVPVAGMALILGIDRFMSECRAVTNFIGNAVATIVVARWEGELDQEQLKAALSGHSPLVVDGEVLAVPAE; translated from the coding sequence ATGGCGACCATGATCGACGTCGTGCCGGCCCAGCCGGCGGCGCCCAGAAAGTTCTATCAGCATCTCTATGTGCAGGTGCTGCTCGCCATCGCGGCGGGCATCCTGCTCGGCCATTTCTGGCCGGAGCAGGGCACGGCAATGAAGCCGCTCGGCGATTCCTTCATCAAGCTGGTGAAGATGATCATCGCGCCGGTGATCTTCCTGACGGTTTCGACCGGGATCGCGGGCATGAGCGACATGAAGAAGGTCGGGCGCGTCGCCGGCAAGGCGATGATCTACTTCCTCACCTTCTCGACTCTGGCGCTGATCGTCGGCCTGATCGTCGGCAACGTCATTCAGCCGGGCACCGGCCTGCACATCAACCCGGCCAGCCTCGATGCCAAGGCCGTGCAGGGCTATGCGGCCAAGGCGCATGATACCAGCGTCATCGGCTTCCTGCAGAACATCATCCCCGACACGATCGTCGGCGCCTTCGCCTCCGGCGACATCCTGCAGGTGCTGTTCTTCTCCGTCCTGTTCGGCCTCTCGCTGGCGATGGTGGGCGAGCGCGGCAAGCCGGTGCTCGACTTCCTGCAGGCGCTCACGGCCCCGATCTTCAAGCTGGTCTCGATCCTGATGAAGGCGGCCCCGATCGGCGCCTTCGGTGCGATGGCCTTCACCATCGGCCGTTACGGCATCGGCTCCGTCGCCAATCTGGCGATGCTGATCGTGACCTTCTACATCACGGCCGCGATCTTCGTGCTCGTCGTGCTCGGCGTGGTCGCGCGCTATAACGGCTTCTCGATCTTCGCCCTCATCCGCTACATCAAGGAGGAGATCCTCCTCGTCATCGGCACCTCGTCCTCGGAAGCGGCGCTGCCGAGTCTGATGGAGAAGATGGAGGCGGCCGGCTGCAAGCGCTCCGTCGTCGGCCTCGTCATCCCGACCGGCTATTCCTTCAACCTAGACGGCACCAACATCTACATGACGCTGGCGGCGCTGTTCATTGCCCAGGCGATGGACATCCACCTGCCGCTGGGCGATCAGGTCCTGCTGCTGCTGGTCGCGATGCTGAGCTCGAAGGGCGCTGCCGGCATCACCGGCGCGGGCTTCATCACGCTGGCGGCGACGCTCTCGGTCGTTCCCGCCGTCCCGGTTGCCGGCATGGCGCTGATCCTCGGTATCGACCGCTTCATGTCGGAGTGCCGCGCGGTGACCAACTTCATCGGCAATGCGGTTGCGACGATCGTCGTGGCGCGTTGGGAAGGAGAGCTCGACCAGGAGCAGCTCAAGGCTGCGCTCAGCGGGCATTCGCCGCTGGTGGTCGATGGCGAGGTCCTGGCGGTTCCGGCGGAGTGA
- a CDS encoding hypothetical protein (Evidence 5 : Unknown function), whose translation MRISAQIKGTMCGLPPIEFHKGRRQGANPLFFRMSGRAKRLARRLRKGRSGFEQEQNTADPRSRQWRP comes from the coding sequence GTGCGGATTTCCGCACAAATCAAGGGGACAATGTGCGGGCTTCCGCCAATCGAATTCCACAAGGGGCGTCGGCAGGGCGCTAACCCTTTGTTTTTCCGGATGTCTGGCCGAGCGAAGCGTTTGGCACGCCGGTTGCGAAAGGGGCGCAGCGGTTTCGAACAAGAGCAAAACACCGCCGACCCAAGGAGCAGACAATGGCGACCATGA
- the rbsK gene encoding Ribokinase, whose product MILVFGSVNVDLVARVATIPGPGKTVLAPSYERHFGGKGANQAVAAARLAAPGRVAMAACVGDDGFGRESMANLAANGVAVDLVRIGEAPTGCAFITVDARAENAITVASGANLEPRAGDVPEALLTAATILVLQMEVPFAQSLALARRVRSAGGRVVWNCAPVPDGFGAADAAALLAASDVLIVNEHEAADIAAILGRREAGIAALIRGTATRCIVTAGAEGAFAHAPDGTTVHVPAPRIEPVDTTGAGDTFVGAVAAALEEGLDLPRALDLGCRAAALSCLAQGAQAGMPRREAL is encoded by the coding sequence ATGATCCTGGTCTTCGGATCGGTCAATGTCGATCTGGTGGCACGGGTCGCCACCATTCCGGGGCCCGGCAAGACCGTGCTCGCTCCATCCTATGAACGCCATTTCGGCGGCAAGGGAGCCAATCAGGCGGTAGCGGCGGCGCGCCTCGCGGCGCCCGGCCGGGTGGCCATGGCGGCTTGCGTCGGCGATGACGGCTTCGGCCGCGAATCGATGGCGAACCTCGCCGCCAACGGCGTCGCGGTCGATCTGGTCCGGATCGGCGAGGCCCCCACCGGCTGCGCCTTCATCACCGTCGATGCGCGCGCGGAGAATGCGATCACGGTCGCCAGCGGCGCCAATCTCGAGCCACGGGCCGGCGACGTGCCGGAGGCGCTGCTGACGGCCGCGACGATCCTGGTGCTCCAGATGGAGGTGCCCTTCGCGCAGTCGCTCGCACTCGCGCGGCGCGTGCGCTCGGCCGGCGGGCGGGTGGTCTGGAATTGCGCGCCGGTGCCCGATGGGTTTGGCGCGGCGGATGCCGCAGCCCTGCTTGCGGCCAGCGATGTCCTGATCGTCAACGAGCACGAGGCCGCCGACATCGCCGCCATCCTGGGGCGGCGCGAGGCCGGGATCGCCGCGCTCATCCGTGGAACGGCGACGCGCTGCATCGTCACGGCCGGCGCGGAAGGGGCCTTCGCCCATGCGCCCGACGGCACGACGGTCCATGTGCCGGCGCCGCGCATCGAGCCGGTCGACACCACCGGAGCCGGCGATACCTTCGTTGGCGCCGTGGCGGCTGCGCTGGAGGAGGGGCTCGACCTTCCCCGCGCGCTCGATCTCGGCTGTCGCGCGGCGGCGCTGTCCTGCCTTGCGCAGGGAGCGCAGGCCGGCATGCCGCGACGTGAGGCGCTTTGA
- the hmgA gene encoding Homogentisate 1,2-dioxygenase produces MNVSNPSVPPAGERRIESAIQTGYMSGFGNGFETEALPGALPLGRNSPQKCAYGLYAEQLSGSPFTAPRTTNERSWLYRIRPTVAHWNAFRKADIGLWRTAPAREVDLPLAPMRWSPLPLPPEPVSFVEGIHSMTTAGDAGSQGGMGAHVYLITRSMVDEYFYNADGEMLFVPQLGSLRLWTEFGIIDIEPGEIAVIPRGVKIRVELPGGPARGYLCENYGGAFTLPERGPIGANCLANPRDFLTPVAAYEDRDAPSKMFVKWGGNLWVADIGHSPLDVVAWHGNYAPYKYDLRRYSPVGPILYDHADPSIFTVLTSPSETPGTANIDFVIFSDRWLVAENTFRPPWYHMNVMSELMGLVYGVYDAKTGGGFVPGGISLHNMMLPHGPDVDAFERASNVELKPHKLEGTLAFMFETRFPQQVTAFAAHSEAFQRDYGGYGHKLARHFDPGRP; encoded by the coding sequence ATGAATGTTTCGAACCCGTCCGTGCCGCCTGCCGGCGAGCGCAGGATCGAGAGCGCGATCCAGACCGGCTACATGTCCGGCTTCGGGAACGGCTTCGAGACCGAGGCGCTGCCGGGTGCGCTGCCGCTGGGCCGCAATTCGCCGCAGAAATGCGCCTATGGGCTCTATGCCGAGCAGCTTTCCGGCTCGCCCTTTACGGCGCCTCGCACCACCAACGAGCGCTCCTGGCTCTATCGTATCCGGCCGACGGTGGCCCATTGGAACGCGTTCCGGAAGGCGGATATCGGGTTGTGGCGCACGGCCCCGGCGCGCGAAGTCGATCTGCCGCTCGCGCCGATGCGCTGGAGCCCGCTGCCGCTACCGCCGGAGCCGGTCTCCTTCGTCGAGGGGATCCACAGCATGACCACGGCGGGAGATGCCGGCAGCCAGGGCGGCATGGGCGCGCATGTCTATCTGATCACGCGCTCGATGGTCGACGAGTACTTCTACAATGCCGACGGCGAGATGCTGTTCGTGCCGCAGCTGGGGAGCTTGAGGCTCTGGACCGAGTTCGGCATCATCGATATCGAGCCGGGTGAGATCGCGGTAATCCCGCGCGGCGTGAAGATCCGCGTCGAATTGCCCGGCGGGCCGGCGCGCGGCTATCTCTGCGAGAACTATGGCGGCGCCTTCACCCTGCCCGAGCGGGGGCCGATCGGCGCCAACTGCCTCGCCAATCCGCGCGATTTCCTCACGCCCGTCGCGGCCTATGAGGACCGCGACGCGCCCTCGAAGATGTTCGTGAAATGGGGCGGCAACCTCTGGGTCGCCGATATCGGGCACTCGCCTCTCGACGTCGTCGCCTGGCACGGCAACTACGCCCCGTACAAATACGATCTGCGTCGGTATTCGCCGGTCGGGCCGATCCTCTACGATCACGCCGACCCGTCGATCTTCACCGTGCTGACCTCGCCCTCGGAAACGCCCGGAACCGCCAATATCGACTTCGTGATCTTCTCCGATCGCTGGCTCGTGGCGGAGAACACCTTCAGGCCGCCCTGGTACCATATGAACGTGATGAGTGAGCTCATGGGGCTGGTCTATGGCGTCTACGACGCCAAGACCGGCGGCGGCTTCGTGCCCGGCGGCATCTCGCTGCACAATATGATGCTGCCGCATGGCCCCGACGTCGATGCGTTCGAGCGCGCGAGCAATGTCGAGCTGAAGCCGCATAAGCTGGAGGGCACGCTCGCCTTCATGTTCGAGACGCGCTTTCCGCAACAGGTCACGGCTTTCGCTGCCCATTCGGAGGCGTTCCAGCGGGACTATGGCGGCTATGGCCACAAGCTCGCCCGGCATTTCGATCCGGGCCGCCCCTAA
- a CDS encoding conserved exported hypothetical protein (Evidence 4 : Unknown function but conserved in other organisms): protein MTRGRFTAIAHCVWLLIAVGIAAGFAHAAPPKALAFIHGVWQGEGRVIILDTERMQANASSEKPFERAPLIIRNMTERMVTFSIGEQRFIGLFDGDALALTGDGMTGTVRLLRMPGPARKN, encoded by the coding sequence ATGACGAGAGGTCGATTCACGGCGATCGCGCACTGTGTCTGGCTCCTGATCGCTGTGGGCATCGCGGCAGGTTTCGCCCATGCCGCCCCGCCGAAAGCCCTCGCCTTCATCCATGGCGTCTGGCAGGGCGAGGGCCGAGTCATCATTCTGGACACGGAGCGGATGCAGGCCAATGCCAGCTCGGAAAAGCCGTTCGAGCGAGCGCCCCTGATCATCCGGAACATGACCGAGCGAATGGTGACGTTCTCGATCGGAGAGCAGCGCTTCATCGGGCTGTTCGACGGCGATGCGCTGGCGCTGACCGGAGATGGCATGACCGGCACGGTCCGGCTGCTGCGCATGCCCGGACCTGCGCGAAAGAACTGA
- a CDS encoding AraC family transcriptional regulator, producing the protein MFNVSPDIIDKTPDAAMLDGVGVLARRFPMGHRLAWHRHACGQLLHAVQGTMLVETMAGRWVVPVGRALWLPPQAPHALTMAGDVEMRTAYVAEARLDGTVLAAGAVKVVEVSPLLRACLLGLFDAGNPPDRRAALITLLLDETQRAPDASTFLPMPADPRVLAVARAILAAPGTEAAAEDLALAAGLSLRSLSRSFPIETGLTFKRWRQRARIMAAVTMLSGGMTPKRAAAALGFSSQAAFAAAFRAVMGQSPSRGN; encoded by the coding sequence ATGTTCAACGTCTCGCCAGATATCATCGACAAAACGCCAGACGCCGCAATGCTGGACGGTGTCGGCGTGCTCGCCCGGCGTTTTCCGATGGGGCATCGCCTGGCCTGGCATCGCCACGCCTGCGGGCAATTGCTCCATGCCGTGCAGGGCACGATGCTGGTCGAGACCATGGCCGGGCGCTGGGTCGTGCCGGTCGGCCGCGCGCTCTGGCTGCCGCCGCAGGCGCCGCATGCCCTGACCATGGCCGGCGATGTCGAGATGCGGACGGCCTATGTCGCGGAGGCGCGGCTCGACGGCACGGTCCTGGCAGCCGGTGCCGTCAAGGTCGTCGAGGTGAGCCCCCTGCTGCGTGCCTGCCTGCTCGGACTGTTCGATGCGGGAAATCCGCCGGACCGCCGCGCGGCGCTGATCACGCTCCTGCTCGACGAAACCCAGCGTGCGCCGGATGCGTCGACATTCCTGCCGATGCCGGCGGATCCGCGCGTGCTTGCGGTCGCGCGCGCCATCCTCGCCGCGCCGGGGACGGAGGCGGCAGCGGAAGATCTCGCCCTGGCCGCCGGGCTCTCGCTGCGCTCGCTCTCCCGGAGCTTTCCGATCGAGACAGGCCTCACCTTCAAGCGCTGGCGCCAGCGCGCCCGCATCATGGCGGCCGTGACGATGCTGTCAGGCGGCATGACGCCGAAGCGCGCCGCGGCGGCACTCGGCTTCTCCTCGCAGGCGGCCTTCGCCGCCGCGTTCAGGGCGGTGATGGGCCAAAGCCCTTCGCGGGGCAATTGA
- a CDS encoding membrane hypothetical protein (Evidence 5 : Unknown function), producing the protein MNKPATVILFVNIAHALSDFSVLWLLPAVLGYAVHWLGDSLDGTLARVRSIERPRFGMFIDQAADVLTTALILGGLGLSPWIRFDVAVATFAGYLLLAVLVHLRAGVIGVYDIAHDGIGPTEGRFIMVALSVGMALTPVKTMPDIAGFSPFDLVLLVMVAWACVTFAREVIRVGQILAREEPSRTAAYRARVASQRQDVER; encoded by the coding sequence ATGAACAAGCCCGCTACCGTCATCCTGTTCGTCAACATCGCGCATGCGCTGAGCGATTTCTCCGTGCTCTGGCTGCTCCCGGCCGTGCTGGGCTACGCGGTGCATTGGCTGGGCGACAGCCTCGATGGAACGCTGGCGCGGGTCCGGAGCATCGAGCGGCCGCGCTTCGGCATGTTCATCGACCAGGCCGCGGACGTGCTGACGACGGCGCTGATCCTCGGCGGGCTCGGTCTTTCGCCCTGGATACGCTTCGACGTCGCCGTAGCGACCTTTGCCGGCTATCTTCTTCTTGCCGTCCTGGTGCATCTGCGGGCCGGCGTGATCGGCGTCTATGATATCGCCCATGACGGAATCGGTCCTACCGAAGGCCGGTTCATCATGGTCGCGCTGAGCGTCGGCATGGCGCTGACGCCGGTCAAGACCATGCCGGACATCGCCGGTTTCAGTCCGTTCGATCTGGTCCTGCTCGTCATGGTCGCCTGGGCCTGCGTCACCTTTGCGCGGGAGGTGATCCGGGTCGGGCAGATCCTGGCGCGGGAGGAGCCGTCGCGCACGGCCGCCTATCGCGCGCGGGTCGCCTCCCAACGGCAGGACGTCGAGCGCTAA
- the dctD gene encoding C4-dicarboxylate transport transcriptional regulatory protein DctD has product MTASGASLAAIEVAFVDDDADLRDANVQALRLAGFRAVPLPSGQAALQHIGPDYAGIVVTDIRMPGMDGIELFRRLRALDPDIPVIMISGHADIDTAVGAISEGAYDFIAKPYAGERLVETLRRAAEKRALVLENRRLRALAEQSEEETALLGETPAIARLRQTVRELADVDVDVLVLGETGTGKEVVASLLHRLGRRRDKPFVALNCGALPDSVIESELFGYEPGAFTGAQKRRIGRIEHSSGGTLFLDELESMPLAAQVKLLRVLEMREIAPLGSNDLRRVDLRVVAATKIDLSDLAQRRDFREDLFYRLNVVTLRIPPLRERRRDIPLLFTRFLSRAAEKYRRPMPALDRAVERHLVENDWPGNVRELVHFAERVALGLSGDAPPAARPSDGADQLSLPERLNAVEATLIREALEACQGDVRAALEALGIPRKTFYDKLARHGIDRAAYLPR; this is encoded by the coding sequence ATGACTGCTTCCGGCGCCTCCCTAGCCGCGATCGAGGTCGCCTTCGTCGATGACGACGCCGATCTGCGCGACGCCAATGTGCAGGCGCTGCGCCTTGCCGGCTTCCGGGCCGTCCCGCTGCCCTCCGGCCAGGCCGCGCTTCAGCACATCGGCCCCGACTATGCCGGGATCGTCGTCACGGATATCCGCATGCCCGGCATGGACGGAATCGAGCTGTTCAGGCGGCTGCGAGCGCTCGATCCCGACATTCCGGTGATCATGATCTCCGGCCATGCCGATATCGACACCGCCGTCGGCGCGATCAGCGAGGGCGCCTACGACTTCATCGCCAAGCCCTATGCAGGCGAGCGCCTCGTCGAAACCCTGCGGCGCGCGGCCGAGAAGCGCGCGCTCGTCCTCGAAAACCGGCGCCTGCGGGCGCTCGCGGAACAGAGCGAGGAGGAGACCGCCCTTCTCGGCGAAACCCCCGCCATCGCGCGCCTGCGCCAGACAGTCCGCGAACTCGCCGACGTCGATGTCGACGTGCTGGTTCTGGGTGAGACCGGAACGGGCAAGGAGGTCGTCGCCAGCCTGCTGCACCGGCTCGGGCGGCGGCGCGACAAGCCCTTCGTCGCGCTGAATTGCGGCGCGCTGCCGGACAGCGTCATCGAAAGCGAGCTTTTCGGCTACGAACCCGGCGCCTTCACCGGCGCGCAGAAGCGGCGGATCGGGCGGATCGAGCACTCCAGCGGCGGCACGCTCTTTCTCGACGAGTTGGAGAGCATGCCGCTGGCGGCCCAGGTCAAGCTGCTGCGCGTGCTGGAGATGCGCGAGATCGCGCCGCTGGGCTCGAACGATCTGCGCCGCGTCGACCTGCGGGTCGTGGCGGCGACCAAAATCGATTTGAGCGATCTGGCGCAGCGCCGCGATTTTCGCGAGGATCTCTTCTATCGCCTCAATGTGGTGACGCTGCGCATCCCACCGCTGCGCGAGCGCCGCCGCGACATCCCGCTGCTCTTCACCCGCTTCCTGTCGCGGGCGGCGGAAAAATATCGCCGCCCTATGCCGGCGCTGGACCGCGCGGTAGAGCGCCACCTCGTCGAGAACGACTGGCCGGGCAATGTGCGCGAACTGGTCCATTTCGCCGAACGCGTCGCGCTCGGCCTGTCCGGGGATGCGCCGCCGGCTGCCCGGCCATCGGATGGCGCCGACCAATTGAGCCTGCCGGAGCGGCTCAACGCCGTCGAAGCCACGCTGATCCGGGAGGCGCTGGAAGCGTGCCAAGGCGATGTGCGCGCCGCGCTGGAGGCGCTCGGCATCCCACGCAAGACCTTCTACGACAAGCTCGCACGGCACGGAATCGACCGCGCCGCCTATCTGCCCCGCTGA
- the dctB gene encoding C4-dicarboxylate transport sensor protein DctB encodes MSHLPLVHGKGVARLPWLVFGLAVAAVAIACLFAAGEFGRSRAIAGAQSRAEDAGTLALAILRGELEKQRALPVILARDPDVRQALTGGSRHGLDLKLEAIAREARTAVIYLLGADGVAIAASNWNEPTSFVGNDYSFRDYFKGAVASGAAEQFALGTVSQRPGLYITRRIEQAGTSLGVIVVKAEFDRVEADWRALGGQTFAVDARGVVLLATVEDWRFRVEAPLDDATAAAIRDSLQFGAAPLTLLPMRQQGNLVQALPPLTGRFVQARHPVPTTDWALEVLQPVDAAIVSGRSQAQALTALVLMPGAALAGFALHRRRRNIARTAADARAKAELEDRVAERTAELAGANERLVAEMAKRARAQERLSNLREELARANRLATLGQITAGVAHEINQPLAALRTYAENARAFLKRADTAEADGTLARIVALTDRIGAITEALRGFVRRRKEPLSSVSVATVIEGALTLLEGPLRQAGVAPVVTAPSEPVLVTARPIELEQVLVNLLRNAIEALLEGGEGAQPALAITVTAQGDRVEIAVADRGPGLSTDALAQLFVPFSTTKPKGLGLGLVISQDMVTSFGGTLTATSRPGAGASFVINLERAAA; translated from the coding sequence ATGAGCCATTTGCCGCTCGTTCACGGGAAGGGCGTTGCCAGGCTGCCCTGGTTGGTCTTCGGGCTGGCCGTCGCGGCGGTCGCGATCGCCTGCCTGTTCGCGGCAGGAGAGTTCGGCCGCAGCCGCGCCATCGCCGGCGCCCAATCGCGCGCCGAGGATGCCGGAACGCTCGCGCTCGCCATCCTGCGCGGAGAGCTTGAAAAGCAGCGTGCGCTGCCGGTCATCCTGGCGCGCGATCCCGATGTGCGGCAGGCGCTGACCGGCGGCAGCCGCCACGGGCTCGACCTCAAGCTGGAAGCCATCGCGCGGGAAGCCCGGACGGCAGTGATCTACCTGCTCGGCGCCGACGGCGTCGCGATCGCCGCGAGCAACTGGAACGAGCCGACGAGCTTCGTCGGCAACGACTACAGCTTCCGCGACTACTTCAAGGGTGCGGTCGCGAGCGGCGCCGCAGAGCAGTTCGCGCTCGGCACGGTCAGCCAGCGTCCGGGCCTCTACATCACGCGCCGGATCGAGCAGGCCGGCACGAGCCTCGGCGTGATCGTCGTCAAGGCGGAGTTCGACCGGGTCGAGGCGGATTGGCGGGCGCTCGGCGGCCAGACCTTTGCCGTCGACGCGCGCGGGGTCGTGCTTCTGGCGACGGTCGAGGACTGGCGCTTCCGGGTCGAGGCGCCACTGGACGACGCGACCGCGGCGGCGATCCGGGATTCATTGCAGTTCGGCGCGGCGCCGCTGACCCTGTTGCCGATGCGGCAGCAGGGGAACCTCGTTCAGGCGCTGCCGCCGCTGACCGGCCGCTTCGTCCAGGCCCGGCATCCGGTGCCGACGACGGACTGGGCGCTGGAGGTGCTCCAGCCCGTCGATGCCGCGATCGTCAGCGGGCGCTCGCAAGCGCAGGCCCTCACCGCGCTGGTGCTGATGCCGGGCGCGGCGCTGGCGGGTTTTGCCCTGCACCGCCGCCGGCGCAACATCGCCCGGACTGCGGCCGACGCCAGGGCAAAGGCCGAGCTCGAGGACCGTGTCGCAGAGAGAACCGCTGAACTGGCCGGCGCCAATGAACGCCTCGTCGCCGAAATGGCGAAGCGGGCGCGGGCCCAGGAACGCCTGTCCAACCTGCGGGAAGAACTCGCCAGGGCAAACCGCCTCGCGACGCTCGGGCAGATCACGGCCGGCGTCGCCCATGAGATCAACCAGCCGCTCGCGGCGCTGCGCACCTATGCCGAAAACGCCCGCGCCTTCCTGAAACGCGCCGATACGGCCGAGGCCGACGGCACGCTGGCACGGATCGTCGCGCTGACCGACCGGATCGGGGCGATCACCGAAGCACTGCGCGGCTTCGTCCGCCGCCGCAAGGAACCGCTCTCCTCCGTTTCGGTCGCCACCGTGATCGAGGGCGCGCTGACCTTGCTCGAAGGCCCGTTGCGCCAGGCCGGCGTGGCCCCGGTCGTCACGGCTCCATCCGAGCCGGTCCTCGTCACGGCCCGACCGATCGAACTCGAACAGGTGCTGGTCAACCTGCTGCGCAATGCGATCGAGGCGCTTCTCGAAGGGGGAGAGGGCGCTCAGCCCGCCCTCGCCATCACGGTCACGGCCCAGGGCGACAGAGTCGAGATCGCCGTCGCCGATCGCGGCCCGGGCCTGTCCACGGATGCGCTGGCGCAGCTCTTCGTCCCGTTCAGCACGACCAAACCCAAGGGGCTCGGCCTCGGCCTGGTGATCTCGCAGGACATGGTCACCTCCTTCGGCGGCACGCTGACCGCGACCAGCCGCCCCGGCGCCGGCGCCAGCTTCGTCATCAACCTCGAAAGGGCCGCCGCATGA
- a CDS encoding Winged helix-turn-helix transcriptional regulator, translated as MTTLTLERFLPYRLNRLNTALSLRFRAVYGPHHDLTVPEWRVLATLGQFGTLTAKAIGAHSAMHKTKVSRAVRALEERRWLTRRANEADRREESLTLTAAGRRSYGEIVPRALAFEAEILAALDADAALLLRGLDRLEARLLGG; from the coding sequence ATGACAACGCTCACGCTCGAACGCTTCCTGCCCTACCGGCTCAACCGGCTGAACACGGCGCTTTCGCTGCGCTTCCGCGCCGTCTACGGGCCTCACCACGATCTGACCGTGCCCGAATGGCGCGTGCTCGCCACGCTCGGCCAGTTCGGGACCCTGACCGCCAAGGCCATCGGCGCCCATTCCGCGATGCACAAGACCAAGGTCAGCCGGGCGGTGCGCGCGCTGGAGGAGCGCCGCTGGCTGACACGCCGCGCAAACGAAGCCGATCGGCGCGAGGAGAGCCTGACGCTGACGGCGGCGGGCCGGCGCAGCTACGGCGAGATCGTGCCGCGCGCGCTGGCCTTCGAGGCCGAGATCCTGGCGGCACTCGACGCCGACGCCGCCTTGCTGCTGCGTGGGCTCGACCGTCTGGAGGCGCGGCTCCTCGGCGGCTGA